The DNA region GCAGATCTCTGGTTCCGAGGTCACGTTCCCGCAATTGAATGGCACGCACACCGGCGCGCATCGCGAGATCAAGAACGGATAGGAGAGGACGCCCCGCAGTTTGGTGACGATCCGTCACCAAATAGAGACGAAAGTCAATTCGAGCCATCCGGGGAAAAATCTGAGCCTAAGCGGTGAGTCCTAACCTTCTCCTGCGTATGAACAGCGACCCAGGTTCAGTACTCACCTCACGACTTGGAACTGATCACTGACCACTACACTGCCTAGAGCATGCCCTCGATAGGGCTGCTCGCCGTCGCATAGAGCTTTCTCGGAATACGTCCGGCCTTGTAGGCAAGCCGACCGGCCCACACGGCATATTTCATGGCTTCGGCCATGGCGATCGGATCCTTTGCTCCGGCAATCGCGGTGTTCATCAACACCGCATCGGCACCATACTCCATCGCCAGCGCGGCATCCGAAGCCGTCCCGACTCCGGCATCCACGATGACCGGCACCTTCACGGTCTCCATGATAATTTTCAGATTGTAAGGGTTGCGAATCCCGAGGCCGGATCCGATGGGCGCAGCCAAAGGCATCACAGCCGGGCAGCCGATGTCGACCAACCGCTGGGCCACAATCGGGTCATCGTTCGTATAGGGCAAAACAACGAAGCCTTCCTTCACCAGAATTTTTGCGGCTTCGATCAGGCCGGCCGTATCCGGGAAAAGCGTCTTCTCATCGCCGATGACTTCCAATTTCACCAAGTCTGAGACGCCGGCCGCCCGAGCCAATCGCGCGTAGCGTACCGCGTCCTCCACCGTATAACAGCCCGCCGTGTTCGGCAGGATGATGTACTTCTTCGGATCGAGGTAGTCGAGCAGATTCTCCTTTGACCGATCCGTGATATTCACACGACGCACGGCAACCGTCACAACCTCGGCGCCGGACACTTCGATTGCCTTCTGCGTCTCGACGAAGTTCTTATACTTTCCGGTGCCCACCCACAGACGGGACTTGAATTCCCGTCCGGCAATCACCAAACGATCGTTGGTCGTATCCATAGTCGATTACCCCGCTCCGCCACCGATGAAGCTTAAAATTTCCACGCGGTCTCCATCGCGGAGGCCACGGGTGTCAAAATCCTTCCGATCGAGAATTTCCAGATTCAACTCGACCGCGACCCGGTCCGTCCGGATATCCAACTCGCGAAGGAGCGCCGCGACGGTCTGTCCGTCGCTGATACCTCGCGATTCCCCGTTGACCTGGATTTTCATGCCTGAAATTTCCGTGGTTCATCCTATGCAACGAGAAATCCGATTGTCAACCAAGCGTGAACCGACTTGCCAGTGCGGGGGAATTGCGATCAGAATGGCGTCCGAGGAACGACGATGGCCCAGAGCGAACAGATCCATCAACTCGCCCAACTCTTTCGCGCCATGGCGGACCTGCTGGCGGCCAGGCGGGCCAATCCCTATCGGGTTCGCGCCTACCGCCGGGCGGCGGACTCATTGATGGCCTTGGAAGGTGACGTCGCGGAGATGGCCAGGCAAGATCAGCTGGAAGACATTCCGGGAATCGGCCGCGACCTTGCCGATAAGATCCGAGAGTTCCTTGCGACCGGCACGCTGCGGGCGTACGAAGAACTCAAAACGCCCTTGCCCAAGGAAGTGGAAGACTGGGCAACGCTGCCGGGCCTCTCCAATGCCCTGGTGAGCTACCTCTACATGCGGCTGGGCATCCGCACCCTGGACGACCTGCAAGCCCTGGTCAAATCTCACCTGCTTCGGACGCTGCCGGGATTTACCGGAACGGAAGAGTCGTTACTCGACGCAATCGGAGAACGACAAGCTTCCGCCTCGACTACGAAACCGGCCGAAGCTCCTTGAAGATCTTCCAGGTCTTCAACAGTTCAACCGCCTTCTGCAATTGGACGTCGTCTTCGAGGGGCACATCGCCAGCCGCATCGGCGCTCTGAGCCGGTGCACCGGTTCCGTTCTTGTGCGTGTCATCAGCCGGTTTGGACGGCGTGGCCGGTTCTTTGGCGGGCGACGGCGCCTTTGCCGACTTCGGATCGGCCTCTTTGCCGTCCTTCTCTTTTGCGGCAACCTGCTGCTGCGCCTTGACGACGATATCCGGCGTGATGCCGGTGGACTGAATGGAACGTCCTTTGGGTGTGTAGTATTTGGCCGTCGTCAATCGAAGGCCGGATCCGTCACCGAGCGGAAGGATCGTCTGGACGGAACCCTTGCCAAACGACGTCGACCCGACAATCACCGCGCGTCCCCAATCTTGCAAGGCACCGGCTACGATCTCCGATGCGCTGGCTGATCCCTCATTCACCAGCACGATCATGGGAGAGTCTTCAAGGGTCTCCTTCGTCTTAGAGAACCACTCGTCCTTCTTGCCTTCTCGCCCCTTCGTATAGACGATCAGTTTCCCGTTCCCGACGAACTGCTCGGATACATCCACTGCGGCGGTCAGGAGACCTCCGGGGTTGTTCCGCAGGTCCAGAATGGTGCCCTGTACCTTCTGCTCCTTGAAGTGTTTCAGCGCCCGTGTGAGATCCTTACCCGTCGCCTCTTGGAACTGAGTCAACCGGACATAGCCGATCGTGTTATCGATCACCTTGAATTTCACGCTCTCAATCTTGATGGTATCGCGCACCAACGAGAACATGAGCGGATCCGGGGTGCCGTCGCGCTGAATCGTGAGGTTGACCTTGGTCCCGCGAGGTCCGCGCATCTTCTGCACGGCATCCATGAGGGTCAGGTCCTTCGTCGGCTCGTCGTTGACCTTGGTGATGTAGTCGCCGGCCTTGATGCCGGCGCGGAAGGCCGGCGTGCCTTCGATCGGGGCGATCACCGCCAGGCGGTTCTCTTTCACGCCGATCTGAATACCGACGCCGCCGAACTCACCCTTCGTCTCGACCTGCATTTCCTTATACATCTCGGGGGTCATATAAGCGGAGTGGGGATCCAAGGTCGACAGCATCCCGCGAATAGCCCCCTGCACCAGATCCTTGCTCTTGGTCTCGTCCACATAGTGCTTTTGCACTTGTTGCAGGACCTCGGTAAACGTCCGGAGTTCCTCATAGGTTTCGGACGCATGGCCGGTCCGCTCCAACCCCTTCTCGACGAAGAGGCCGATGCCCAAGGACAACATGACCATCAGCAAGAGGTACAACCACCGCCGGCTGCGCTGCTGTTCCATATCGTCAGTTCCTTCCTTCCCTCGGTCC from Nitrospiraceae bacterium includes:
- a CDS encoding S41 family peptidase codes for the protein MEQQRSRRWLYLLLMVMLSLGIGLFVEKGLERTGHASETYEELRTFTEVLQQVQKHYVDETKSKDLVQGAIRGMLSTLDPHSAYMTPEMYKEMQVETKGEFGGVGIQIGVKENRLAVIAPIEGTPAFRAGIKAGDYITKVNDEPTKDLTLMDAVQKMRGPRGTKVNLTIQRDGTPDPLMFSLVRDTIKIESVKFKVIDNTIGYVRLTQFQEATGKDLTRALKHFKEQKVQGTILDLRNNPGGLLTAAVDVSEQFVGNGKLIVYTKGREGKKDEWFSKTKETLEDSPMIVLVNEGSASASEIVAGALQDWGRAVIVGSTSFGKGSVQTILPLGDGSGLRLTTAKYYTPKGRSIQSTGITPDIVVKAQQQVAAKEKDGKEADPKSAKAPSPAKEPATPSKPADDTHKNGTGAPAQSADAAGDVPLEDDVQLQKAVELLKTWKIFKELRPVS
- a CDS encoding histidinol-phosphatase, which produces MAQSEQIHQLAQLFRAMADLLAARRANPYRVRAYRRAADSLMALEGDVAEMARQDQLEDIPGIGRDLADKIREFLATGTLRAYEELKTPLPKEVEDWATLPGLSNALVSYLYMRLGIRTLDDLQALVKSHLLRTLPGFTGTEESLLDAIGERQASASTTKPAEAP
- the thiS gene encoding sulfur carrier protein ThiS translates to MKIQVNGESRGISDGQTVAALLRELDIRTDRVAVELNLEILDRKDFDTRGLRDGDRVEILSFIGGGAG
- a CDS encoding thiazole synthase, with the translated sequence MDTTNDRLVIAGREFKSRLWVGTGKYKNFVETQKAIEVSGAEVVTVAVRRVNITDRSKENLLDYLDPKKYIILPNTAGCYTVEDAVRYARLARAAGVSDLVKLEVIGDEKTLFPDTAGLIEAAKILVKEGFVVLPYTNDDPIVAQRLVDIGCPAVMPLAAPIGSGLGIRNPYNLKIIMETVKVPVIVDAGVGTASDAALAMEYGADAVLMNTAIAGAKDPIAMAEAMKYAVWAGRLAYKAGRIPRKLYATASSPIEGML